Proteins co-encoded in one Leucobacter exalbidus genomic window:
- a CDS encoding TrmH family RNA methyltransferase — translation MNTVEQPADNPHPERSTWGVGPWPGGPEAWPTEPHYDRELLETGDSRNVIDRYRYWTMEAIVADLDEQRHGFHVAIENWQHDMNIGSIVRSANAFAADTVHIVGRRRWNKRGAMVTDRYQHVEHREDIAALVAWAATEGIPIIAIDNVPGCVPMETFDWPERCVMLFGQEGPGLTDEAVAAAEAVVEITQYGSTRSLNASAAAAVSMFSWVQQHSTLRPR, via the coding sequence GTGAACACCGTCGAACAGCCCGCAGATAATCCGCACCCCGAGCGCAGCACCTGGGGTGTGGGCCCCTGGCCGGGCGGCCCCGAAGCGTGGCCCACCGAGCCGCACTACGACCGCGAACTGCTCGAAACCGGTGACTCACGCAACGTCATTGACCGCTACCGGTACTGGACGATGGAGGCCATCGTGGCCGACCTCGACGAGCAGCGCCACGGCTTTCACGTGGCCATCGAAAACTGGCAGCACGACATGAACATCGGTTCGATCGTGCGCAGCGCGAACGCATTCGCCGCCGACACCGTGCACATCGTGGGCCGCCGCCGCTGGAACAAGCGCGGCGCCATGGTCACCGACCGCTACCAGCACGTCGAGCACCGCGAAGACATCGCCGCGCTCGTGGCGTGGGCTGCCACCGAGGGCATTCCGATCATCGCGATCGACAACGTGCCGGGCTGCGTACCCATGGAAACCTTCGACTGGCCTGAGCGCTGCGTCATGCTCTTCGGGCAAGAAGGCCCCGGCCTCACTGACGAAGCCGTGGCCGCCGCAGAAGCCGTGGTCGAGATCACCCAGTACGGCTCGACCCGCTCGCTCAACGCCTCGGCCGCAGCGGCCGTGTCGATGTTCAGCTGGGTACAGCAGCACTCCACCCTGCGCCCGCGCTAA
- a CDS encoding glycerophosphodiester phosphodiesterase, with amino-acid sequence MRRADVRQATGQFGVHLGVRSGVIAGLIAAALVIMFGANPHAAAASTMQQHGALLREGAVSIVSHRGAAALAPENTLAAVRIGIAQQVDFVEADVQLTRDGVPVLMHDLTIDRTTNGIGEVGRYTLAQLRTLDAGSWFDPAYAGEQIPTLEEFLNELAPANVRALVELKGEWLPEQISAVTDQLQARYLVNRVALQSFEEDTLRGLQQVAPTFARVMLTREWDARIAAIAVELEVSAVGGRPKVLEQHPDLLTELRAAGIGLLVYTLNKEPLWDHAMERGIDLIVTDDPVHLEEWRGAREISQAEAAAAGEGAGDGSAGGEAKRAAARPTLVARPDEV; translated from the coding sequence ATGCGTAGAGCTGATGTGCGGCAGGCAACGGGGCAGTTCGGGGTGCACTTAGGGGTGCGCTCGGGCGTCATTGCGGGGCTGATCGCGGCCGCGCTCGTCATCATGTTTGGCGCCAATCCTCACGCCGCAGCGGCGAGCACCATGCAGCAGCACGGGGCGCTGCTGCGTGAGGGCGCCGTGAGCATCGTCTCCCACCGCGGGGCCGCAGCGCTCGCCCCCGAGAACACGCTCGCGGCGGTGCGCATCGGCATCGCCCAGCAGGTCGATTTCGTCGAGGCCGACGTGCAGCTCACCCGCGATGGCGTGCCCGTGCTGATGCACGACCTCACCATCGACCGCACCACCAACGGCATTGGAGAGGTCGGCCGGTACACCCTCGCGCAGCTGCGCACCCTCGACGCCGGTAGCTGGTTCGACCCCGCCTATGCGGGCGAACAGATCCCCACGCTCGAAGAGTTTCTGAACGAGCTCGCGCCCGCCAACGTGCGCGCACTGGTCGAGCTGAAGGGGGAGTGGCTGCCCGAGCAGATCTCGGCCGTCACCGACCAGCTGCAGGCGCGGTATCTGGTGAACCGGGTCGCGCTACAGTCCTTCGAGGAGGACACCCTGCGGGGGCTGCAGCAAGTGGCCCCCACCTTTGCGCGGGTGATGCTGACCCGCGAGTGGGATGCGCGCATTGCCGCGATTGCCGTCGAGCTTGAAGTGTCGGCCGTGGGCGGGCGGCCCAAAGTGCTTGAGCAGCACCCCGACCTGCTCACCGAACTGCGGGCGGCAGGGATCGGCCTGCTCGTGTATACCCTCAACAAAGAGCCGCTGTGGGATCACGCGATGGAGCGCGGCATTGACCTCATCGTGACCGATGACCCCGTGCACCTCGAGGAGTGGCGGGGCGCCCGCGAAATCTCTCAGGCCGAGGCGGCGGCCGCGGGCGAGGGTGCGGGCGACGGCAGCGCCGGCGGCGAAGCGAAGCGGGCCGCGGCACGGCCGACGCTGGTGGCGCGCCCAGACGAGGTCTGA
- a CDS encoding heme-degrading domain-containing protein, producing the protein MAKQTTESRLAAIEAEERELWFASFTRDDAWRLGVQMREAAVAQQLPLVIGIAIGAQRVFHAALPGASPDNDAWLERKARSVVHFERSSLGVGELFRSQGRLYEADARLDPTVIAANGGVFPIQIDGVGVVGTVGVSGLPQVDDHNFVVDQLRKFRAAS; encoded by the coding sequence ATGGCTAAGCAGACGACTGAGTCGCGGCTTGCTGCCATCGAAGCCGAAGAGCGCGAACTCTGGTTCGCCTCGTTTACACGCGACGACGCCTGGCGGCTTGGCGTGCAGATGCGTGAAGCTGCCGTAGCGCAGCAGCTACCGCTCGTGATTGGCATCGCGATTGGCGCGCAGCGGGTATTCCACGCTGCGCTGCCGGGAGCCAGCCCCGATAACGATGCATGGCTTGAACGCAAGGCACGCTCGGTGGTGCACTTTGAGCGGTCGTCGCTGGGGGTGGGTGAGCTGTTTCGTTCACAGGGGCGGCTCTACGAGGCAGATGCTCGCCTTGATCCGACAGTGATCGCCGCCAACGGCGGGGTATTTCCCATTCAAATCGATGGGGTGGGCGTCGTCGGCACCGTCGGCGTCTCGGGGCTGCCGCAGGTTGATGATCACAACT
- the mgrA gene encoding L-glyceraldehyde 3-phosphate reductase: MSIQLTPAYAPAADRYERMKYRAVGRHGLKLPEISLGTWHNFGDDTPIARQRELLRHAFDLGIIHFDLANGYGPPAGSTEKNVGRILEEDFASLREELIISTKAGYPFGPGINSTGGNKKYLQSSLDHSLTSLRLDYVDVFYSHRFDPETPLEETADALAEIVKSGKARYIGISSYSAERTTEMTAQLERAGVPLFIHQPSYSMLNRWVEEGEPSLLDVTAQVGSGVIAFSPLAQGLLTNKYLNGVPEGSRATQGKTLRDGMLSDANIERIRSLNAIAERRNQTLAQMALAWVLRDERITSVLVGASKTSQLDDSVQALAAEPFTAAELAEIEEFAQDGNINIWTASSNG, translated from the coding sequence ATGTCGATTCAACTCACCCCCGCATACGCCCCCGCCGCAGACCGCTACGAGCGCATGAAGTACCGCGCCGTGGGCCGTCACGGGTTGAAGCTCCCCGAAATTTCGCTGGGCACCTGGCACAACTTCGGTGACGACACCCCGATCGCACGCCAGCGCGAGCTGCTGCGTCACGCCTTCGACCTGGGCATCATCCACTTCGACCTCGCCAACGGGTACGGCCCGCCCGCAGGCTCAACCGAGAAGAACGTCGGCCGCATTCTGGAAGAGGACTTCGCGTCACTGCGCGAAGAGCTGATCATCTCGACCAAGGCGGGCTACCCCTTCGGCCCCGGCATCAACAGCACCGGCGGCAATAAGAAGTACCTGCAGTCGAGCCTCGACCACTCACTGACGAGCCTGCGCCTTGACTACGTCGACGTCTTCTACAGCCACCGCTTCGACCCAGAAACCCCGCTGGAAGAAACGGCTGACGCCCTCGCCGAGATCGTGAAGAGCGGCAAGGCTCGCTACATCGGTATCTCGTCATACTCGGCCGAACGCACCACCGAAATGACTGCACAGCTCGAACGCGCAGGCGTTCCCCTGTTCATTCACCAGCCCTCGTACTCGATGCTCAACCGCTGGGTAGAAGAGGGCGAGCCCAGCCTGCTCGACGTCACCGCCCAGGTGGGCTCGGGCGTTATCGCGTTCTCGCCGCTGGCACAGGGTCTGCTCACCAACAAGTACCTCAACGGGGTGCCCGAGGGCTCACGCGCGACGCAGGGCAAGACACTGCGCGACGGCATGCTGAGCGATGCGAACATCGAGCGCATTCGTTCACTGAACGCCATTGCCGAGCGCCGCAACCAGACGCTCGCGCAGATGGCGCTGGCATGGGTGCTGCGCGATGAGCGCATCACCTCAGTGCTCGTGGGCGCGAGCAAGACCTCGCAGCTGGATGACTCGGTACAGGCGCTCGCCGCAGAGCCGTTCACCGCCGCTGAGCTCGCCGAGATCGAAGAGTTCGCACAGGACGGCAACATCAACATCTGGACCGCTTCGTCCAATGGCTAA
- a CDS encoding tripartite tricarboxylate transporter permease, with the protein MNAVLDGVTALLDPTIGICLVIGILVGTLVGAVPGITATMAVALAAGFTLTLEPLQGLAVLLSIYIAAQFGDRVPAILINTPGTPASIATTFDGYPLAKQGRAGIALTSSALVSAVGALCGIAILLFFAQPLASFALKFGPIEMFALVVFGLTMMIGVSGGKVLKGLTAGALGLLLGTVGRDPITGDPRFTLGITELNSGLPFIAVIIGLFGIADVFNQMITARRGKAPQPITQLGEWWPNKSERKLLRKPTIIGTIVGAIVGVVPAAGGDIAGVVGWDQARRASKQSDTFGKGNLEGVAAADSASAATMGGSVTTTLALGVPGDSVMAVMLGSMVIWGLQPGPALFVTQPDLVFSLGTIMVIATLGALALALVRMKGVVNLLALPPRYLAIIIVTFCMVGTYAVQNSIFDVVLMFAFGFIGLLMRRFGFPPGPMVLGLILGPLAESNLRRALLIDGPAAVIHSPIASILIVLSIVAVFAPRIVALIKKGRSRDVAESVTQ; encoded by the coding sequence ATGAATGCTGTACTTGACGGGGTCACCGCCCTCCTCGACCCCACCATCGGTATTTGCCTCGTTATCGGCATCTTGGTGGGCACGCTGGTCGGTGCCGTACCCGGTATCACCGCGACCATGGCGGTCGCACTGGCGGCCGGCTTCACACTGACACTCGAACCGCTGCAGGGCCTCGCCGTGCTGCTCTCGATCTACATCGCCGCACAGTTTGGCGATCGCGTTCCAGCAATCCTGATTAATACACCTGGCACCCCGGCCTCGATCGCGACGACCTTTGATGGTTACCCCCTCGCCAAGCAGGGTCGCGCCGGCATCGCACTGACGAGTTCTGCGCTGGTCAGCGCCGTCGGTGCACTGTGCGGCATCGCGATCCTGCTATTTTTCGCGCAACCGCTCGCATCGTTCGCGCTGAAGTTTGGCCCGATCGAGATGTTTGCGCTCGTGGTCTTCGGTCTCACCATGATGATTGGTGTGTCTGGGGGCAAGGTACTGAAAGGTCTGACCGCCGGCGCCCTCGGCCTGCTTTTGGGCACGGTCGGGCGCGACCCGATCACCGGCGACCCGCGGTTCACCCTGGGGATCACCGAGTTGAACTCCGGCCTCCCCTTCATCGCGGTCATTATCGGCCTGTTCGGCATTGCAGACGTCTTCAACCAGATGATCACGGCGCGACGGGGCAAAGCCCCGCAGCCCATCACCCAGCTGGGTGAGTGGTGGCCGAATAAGTCAGAACGAAAGCTGCTGCGTAAACCCACGATCATCGGCACGATCGTTGGCGCCATCGTGGGCGTTGTTCCTGCGGCCGGCGGCGATATCGCTGGCGTGGTGGGCTGGGATCAGGCGCGTCGGGCGTCTAAGCAGTCCGACACCTTTGGCAAGGGTAACCTCGAAGGCGTCGCCGCTGCCGACAGCGCGAGCGCCGCCACGATGGGCGGTTCGGTCACCACCACACTGGCATTGGGCGTGCCCGGTGACTCGGTGATGGCCGTGATGCTCGGCTCCATGGTGATCTGGGGATTGCAGCCCGGGCCGGCACTGTTTGTCACCCAGCCCGATCTGGTCTTCAGCCTCGGCACGATCATGGTGATCGCGACCCTGGGCGCGCTCGCCCTGGCGCTCGTACGTATGAAGGGTGTCGTCAATCTGCTCGCGCTCCCGCCCAGGTACCTGGCGATCATCATCGTCACGTTCTGCATGGTGGGCACGTATGCCGTACAGAACAGCATCTTTGACGTCGTCTTGATGTTTGCTTTCGGGTTCATCGGGCTGCTCATGCGCCGCTTCGGGTTCCCACCCGGGCCCATGGTGCTCGGGTTGATTCTGGGCCCGCTCGCCGAGAGCAATCTGCGCCGCGCGCTGCTCATCGACGGCCCCGCCGCAGTCATTCACTCACCGATCGCATCCATCCTCATCGTGCTCAGCATTGTGGCTGTGTTCGCGCCCCGCATCGTGGCGCTCATCAAGAAAGGACGCTCACGTGATGTCGCAGAATCAGTCACGCAGTAA
- a CDS encoding class I mannose-6-phosphate isomerase — MKPLLLPPNPIQHFYRGGDRIAALRGISQLTEFQPEEWLGSTVSRFGEPEVGPAITAHGPLADLVAADPESWVGGRGSAPADVGVLVKLLDARQRLPTHVHPGRAFAASHLDCPYGKTEAWFVLDAEPGSALYVGWKADVDPDQLAARRDAQDSDWLLSQLNEIPAYPGLSVLVPAGTAHAIGTGVFVAEVQEPTDFSILLEWSVTTSTREESHLDLGFDAVMGAVSHAALAGAELAALIHHAESQPSPGPETMLPAAADPYFRVLRGQGPGGAYPASFAVVIVTAGSGTLHSVAGEIAVKSGEAYAVPYAFGAWRVTGDAAVLACLPGAGWPASLGSPGEPE; from the coding sequence GTGAAACCGCTTCTGTTGCCACCCAACCCGATCCAGCACTTCTACCGCGGAGGGGACCGCATCGCTGCGCTGCGTGGCATCAGCCAGCTCACCGAATTTCAGCCCGAAGAGTGGCTGGGCTCAACCGTGTCACGTTTCGGAGAACCCGAGGTAGGGCCCGCGATCACCGCGCACGGCCCGCTCGCCGACCTCGTCGCCGCCGACCCCGAATCCTGGGTGGGCGGCCGCGGCAGCGCCCCCGCCGACGTGGGCGTGCTCGTGAAACTGCTCGATGCCCGCCAACGCCTCCCCACCCACGTGCACCCGGGCCGGGCGTTCGCGGCGAGCCACCTCGACTGCCCCTACGGCAAAACCGAGGCATGGTTCGTGCTCGATGCCGAACCGGGCAGCGCGCTGTACGTGGGGTGGAAAGCTGATGTCGATCCGGATCAATTGGCCGCGCGCCGCGACGCCCAAGACAGCGATTGGTTGCTCTCCCAACTCAACGAAATTCCTGCGTATCCGGGGCTCAGCGTGCTCGTGCCCGCGGGCACCGCGCACGCGATTGGCACGGGCGTATTCGTGGCCGAGGTGCAAGAGCCCACTGACTTCTCGATTTTGCTGGAGTGGTCAGTGACGACCTCGACGCGCGAAGAATCGCACCTTGACCTGGGCTTTGACGCCGTGATGGGCGCGGTTTCGCACGCGGCGCTCGCGGGTGCCGAACTGGCTGCGCTGATTCACCACGCCGAGTCACAGCCGAGCCCGGGCCCAGAGACCATGCTGCCCGCGGCGGCCGACCCCTATTTCAGGGTGCTGCGCGGCCAGGGCCCCGGCGGCGCCTACCCGGCATCGTTCGCCGTCGTGATCGTCACCGCAGGGTCGGGCACGCTGCACTCGGTGGCCGGCGAGATCGCGGTGAAAAGCGGAGAGGCCTACGCCGTGCCCTACGCATTTGGTGCGTGGCGAGTGACGGGCGACGCGGCCGTGCTCGCCTGCCTGCCGGGAGCCGGATGGCCGGCCTCGCTCGGCAGCCCGGGGGAGCCTGAATAA
- a CDS encoding Bug family tripartite tricarboxylate transporter substrate binding protein — MNTQLRRGVALIALTGLALGATACANRGGGESSAAEFPSKTITLYTPTTAGGATDLAARTIGAEMETELGVSVVVDNRPGGAGSVGMEHVAGTKADGYSIAVLPVEVSMLGEQGYNIDHENYDFLGRLNSQPGTLAVPADSKFKTLDDLVAAAKEAPGSVTISNAGAGSIWEIGATAVGDAAGVKFQSVPFDGGAPAVTAAMGGQVDAVFAGIGETAPAHDQGQLRVLAVFTEEEAPALEGVPTAISQGYDVVIGSWATVAAPAGLDDAVRDTLEAAVATAAESDKFVTFTTDSGNIPLYQDAESTTAFAASENKRFAEILAK, encoded by the coding sequence TTGAATACCCAGCTGCGCCGAGGCGTTGCCCTGATCGCGCTGACCGGTCTCGCCCTGGGCGCCACCGCGTGCGCCAACCGCGGCGGCGGGGAAAGCTCTGCTGCAGAGTTTCCGAGTAAAACCATCACGCTGTACACCCCCACCACCGCTGGCGGCGCAACCGACCTGGCTGCGCGCACCATTGGTGCCGAGATGGAGACCGAACTCGGTGTCTCGGTAGTGGTTGATAACCGCCCAGGTGGCGCAGGTTCGGTGGGCATGGAGCACGTCGCTGGCACGAAGGCCGACGGCTACTCCATCGCGGTGCTTCCCGTTGAGGTCAGCATGCTCGGCGAGCAGGGTTACAACATCGACCACGAGAACTACGACTTCTTGGGCCGCTTGAACTCACAGCCGGGCACCCTCGCGGTGCCGGCAGACAGTAAATTCAAGACCCTCGACGACCTCGTCGCGGCGGCCAAGGAGGCCCCCGGATCGGTCACAATCTCGAACGCTGGCGCCGGCTCCATCTGGGAGATCGGTGCGACCGCAGTGGGCGATGCCGCGGGCGTCAAGTTTCAGAGTGTCCCCTTTGACGGCGGTGCTCCCGCGGTAACGGCGGCCATGGGCGGCCAGGTTGACGCAGTCTTCGCGGGCATCGGTGAGACGGCGCCCGCTCACGACCAGGGCCAGCTGCGCGTGCTCGCGGTATTTACCGAAGAAGAAGCCCCCGCGCTCGAGGGCGTACCCACCGCGATCTCGCAGGGCTACGACGTGGTGATTGGCAGCTGGGCTACGGTGGCTGCGCCGGCAGGCCTCGACGACGCCGTGCGCGACACCCTTGAAGCCGCTGTGGCGACCGCCGCCGAGAGCGATAAGTTCGTGACCTTCACGACCGACAGCGGCAACATCCCGTTGTATCAGGACGCCGAGTCGACGACGGCATTCGCGGCATCTGAGAACAAGCGATTCGCTGAGATCCTCGCGAAATGA
- a CDS encoding IclR family transcriptional regulator: MSQSIQRAAEILELIAVRPRTQSEIAIALGVHRSTALRTMQTLTDSGLSRRRADGSYGLGYRLAGLATVAAEQFDMRNVAHHSLDELGRECTFTIHLAALEGDTIVYADKIEQPGMIKLYSQVGQPVLLHTAGVSKAILAFQDEATIDRVLRGHQFTKFTENTITSEAEFHAALVTTRASGWAADDAEYEDYVNCVAMPIRDASGRVIAAVSITALKAKADLETLTGWLPRLTETTEAISRDLGWRP, from the coding sequence ATGTCCCAGAGCATTCAACGAGCCGCAGAAATCCTTGAACTGATTGCGGTGCGCCCGCGCACCCAGTCAGAGATTGCGATCGCGCTGGGGGTGCACCGATCAACCGCGCTACGCACCATGCAGACGCTGACCGATTCGGGGCTCTCGCGGCGTCGCGCCGATGGCAGCTACGGGCTGGGATACCGGCTCGCCGGGCTCGCCACGGTCGCCGCTGAACAGTTCGATATGCGTAACGTCGCGCACCACTCACTCGACGAACTGGGGCGTGAATGCACCTTCACGATCCACCTCGCCGCGCTCGAAGGCGACACCATTGTGTACGCCGACAAGATTGAACAGCCCGGCATGATCAAGCTGTACTCACAGGTGGGTCAGCCGGTGCTGCTGCACACCGCAGGGGTGAGCAAAGCAATTCTGGCGTTCCAAGATGAGGCCACGATCGACCGCGTGCTGCGCGGCCACCAGTTCACGAAGTTCACCGAGAACACCATTACCTCAGAGGCAGAGTTTCACGCCGCGTTGGTCACCACGAGGGCAAGCGGGTGGGCTGCCGATGATGCCGAGTACGAAGACTATGTGAACTGCGTCGCGATGCCGATTCGTGACGCCTCTGGCCGGGTGATCGCTGCCGTGTCGATCACGGCGTTGAAGGCGAAAGCCGACCTCGAAACACTGACCGGGTGGCTGCCACGGCTGACAGAGACCACCGAAGCAATTTCGCGAGACCTTGGATGGAGACCATGA
- a CDS encoding sugar kinase, whose translation MSQNQSRSNAPEVVCIGESMALVTPSTPARLRVAPSFDIQIGGAESTVALYLADYGHHSSWISQVGNDPLGERMLDELRGHGVDVAGVRVVDDAPTGVYFKDPDDESTSVYYYRAGSAASQMTPGIVDSIDWAATRVVHISGITAGLSASCRSLLDAVIERAHATATMVSFDVNYRPKVWDIATAAPVLAGLAARSDIVFVGRDEAELLWGASSAAELFQRLEMTGTLIVKDGDIGATAVSVDDEVFVPALTVDVVETVGAGDAFTAGYLSALIRDMNTRDRLSKGHATAARALSSTRDFVSQREGDACPRAFNEPQKSLN comes from the coding sequence ATGTCGCAGAATCAGTCACGCAGTAACGCCCCCGAAGTGGTGTGCATCGGCGAGAGTATGGCGCTGGTCACCCCGTCGACACCGGCCCGGTTGCGGGTCGCCCCCAGCTTCGATATTCAGATTGGTGGCGCCGAATCTACTGTCGCGCTGTATTTGGCCGACTACGGTCATCACTCATCGTGGATCAGTCAGGTGGGCAACGATCCCCTGGGGGAACGGATGCTCGACGAGCTGCGCGGTCACGGCGTTGACGTAGCCGGGGTACGCGTCGTTGATGACGCACCCACGGGTGTCTATTTCAAAGACCCCGACGACGAGTCCACGTCGGTGTACTACTACCGTGCGGGGTCAGCCGCCTCGCAGATGACCCCTGGCATTGTCGACAGCATTGATTGGGCCGCCACCCGTGTGGTGCACATTAGCGGGATTACGGCGGGGCTCTCAGCAAGCTGCCGATCACTGCTCGATGCGGTGATCGAGCGGGCACACGCCACCGCCACGATGGTGTCATTCGACGTGAACTATCGCCCGAAGGTGTGGGACATTGCCACCGCAGCGCCGGTGCTCGCCGGCCTCGCGGCCCGTTCAGACATTGTGTTTGTGGGCCGAGACGAGGCCGAACTCTTGTGGGGAGCATCGTCTGCCGCCGAGCTGTTTCAGCGACTCGAAATGACGGGCACCCTGATCGTGAAAGACGGTGACATCGGGGCCACCGCGGTGTCTGTCGACGACGAAGTATTTGTGCCCGCCCTCACGGTTGACGTCGTTGAAACGGTGGGTGCCGGTGATGCATTCACCGCGGGCTACCTTTCGGCGCTGATTCGCGATATGAATACACGAGACCGACTCAGCAAGGGGCACGCAACCGCGGCCAGGGCGCTGAGCAGTACACGTGACTTCGTGTCGCAGCGAGAGGGGGATGCATGTCCCAGAGCATTCAACGAGCCGCAGAAATCCTTGAACTGA
- a CDS encoding tripartite tricarboxylate transporter TctB family protein has protein sequence MTAPSVTVTEAETAVHPGEDSGACPSSVAREVWTGSVTAALGLAIVGAALLLPNSAPNFINSPVFWPLTLGVLTTVGGIAIAITGARKPGVIEEDQVSRHGLVQLAIFIPAIVLYGLLWQVLHFVPITLVLVAGLSLLMGGRGWRALILFPVVVTAILFGVFGLLLRVPL, from the coding sequence ATGACCGCACCCTCTGTCACTGTGACGGAGGCTGAAACGGCGGTGCACCCGGGTGAAGACTCGGGTGCATGCCCCAGCTCCGTCGCGCGCGAAGTCTGGACCGGATCGGTCACCGCTGCGCTCGGCCTCGCGATCGTGGGAGCGGCGCTGCTGCTTCCCAATAGCGCCCCGAACTTCATTAACAGCCCCGTATTCTGGCCCCTCACTCTGGGCGTGCTCACCACAGTGGGTGGCATCGCCATCGCAATCACCGGCGCACGCAAACCGGGCGTCATCGAAGAAGACCAGGTGTCACGCCACGGACTCGTGCAGCTGGCAATCTTCATCCCCGCCATCGTGCTCTACGGGCTGCTGTGGCAGGTGCTGCACTTTGTACCCATCACCCTCGTGCTGGTTGCCGGGCTGAGCCTGCTCATGGGCGGCCGCGGCTGGCGCGCCCTCATCCTTTTCCCCGTCGTAGTCACCGCTATCTTGTTCGGTGTCTTCGGCCTGCTCCTCAGGGTTCCACTATGA
- a CDS encoding galactose mutarotase gives MTHQPHSFRLTFGAYAAEILATGATLSRLTYAGRDLILPAGSPHAPGFPGALLAPWPNRTVDGRYTFNGQLLEVPINEAERHHALHGLAYALEFAPTGPPQAATLELTAMLDPTPGYPWQLRFTAHFTLDEAGLRYGVTAENLSQNAAPYGASTHPYLIAGPGSIDDWELELAVSERLEVTPDRLIPQHLTPAAGFTGRLGSTSLDHAFTGIGWHEGTADDTASEAAAATATLRAPGGTGVVMEWDRSCPWVQIFTCDLGASDPAHRSAVALEPMTCAPDAFNDGAYPFDTGLLTLDAGQSHTTLWRLTALEGAGTAR, from the coding sequence GTGACTCACCAGCCCCACAGCTTTCGCCTCACGTTCGGGGCGTACGCCGCCGAGATCTTGGCCACCGGCGCTACGCTTTCACGCCTCACCTACGCCGGCCGCGATCTGATTCTGCCCGCGGGCTCCCCGCACGCCCCGGGGTTTCCCGGCGCGCTGCTCGCCCCCTGGCCCAACCGCACCGTCGACGGCCGCTACACCTTCAACGGGCAGCTGCTCGAGGTGCCGATCAACGAGGCCGAGCGCCACCACGCGCTCCACGGGCTCGCCTACGCCCTCGAGTTCGCCCCGACCGGCCCGCCCCAGGCGGCCACGCTCGAGCTCACCGCGATGCTCGATCCCACCCCCGGGTACCCGTGGCAGTTGCGCTTCACCGCGCACTTCACCCTCGACGAGGCTGGCCTGCGCTACGGCGTCACCGCCGAGAACCTGTCGCAGAATGCTGCGCCCTATGGCGCCTCGACCCACCCCTATCTCATCGCGGGCCCCGGCTCCATCGATGATTGGGAGCTTGAGCTCGCGGTGAGCGAGCGGCTCGAAGTGACCCCGGATCGCCTGATCCCGCAGCACCTCACCCCCGCGGCTGGTTTCACGGGCCGGCTCGGCAGTACGAGCCTCGACCACGCCTTCACCGGCATCGGGTGGCACGAAGGCACCGCAGACGACACTGCCTCAGAAGCTGCCGCCGCGACCGCCACCCTGCGGGCCCCGGGCGGCACCGGCGTGGTGATGGAGTGGGATCGTTCGTGCCCGTGGGTGCAGATCTTCACGTGCGACCTGGGTGCCAGCGACCCCGCTCACCGGTCGGCGGTGGCACTCGAGCCGATGACCTGCGCTCCCGATGCGTTCAACGATGGCGCGTACCCCTTCGATACGGGGCTGCTGACGCTCGATGCCGGCCAGTCGCACACCACGCTCTGGCGCCTCACAGCCCTCGAGGGCGCAGGCACGGCGCGCTAA
- a CDS encoding bifunctional 4-hydroxy-2-oxoglutarate aldolase/2-dehydro-3-deoxy-phosphogluconate aldolase has product MNDFFTDIFRGAPFLAILRGFSVERTLELATAAWDAGISAVEIPAQSPEAIETLRIVAAAGQARGAIVGAGTIISVDQVEAVRAAGARFTVAPGFDSVVAQASEDAGLAHLPGVGTASEIQAVLTTGRTWVKAFPADALGERWFAGMRGPFPHLNIVATGGMSADNAEQFLAAGANVISLGSALADPAQIAKISHLI; this is encoded by the coding sequence ATGAACGACTTCTTTACCGACATTTTCCGCGGTGCCCCCTTCCTCGCGATCCTGCGCGGATTCAGCGTGGAGCGCACACTCGAACTTGCGACGGCGGCGTGGGACGCGGGCATCTCGGCCGTCGAGATCCCCGCCCAGTCCCCAGAAGCCATCGAGACGCTGCGCATCGTTGCGGCAGCGGGCCAAGCCCGCGGCGCAATTGTCGGCGCAGGCACGATTATCAGTGTGGACCAAGTGGAGGCCGTTCGCGCGGCGGGCGCTCGTTTCACCGTCGCGCCCGGCTTTGACAGCGTCGTTGCTCAGGCGAGCGAGGACGCCGGTCTCGCGCACCTGCCGGGAGTCGGCACCGCCTCAGAAATTCAGGCCGTACTCACGACCGGGCGCACCTGGGTGAAGGCCTTCCCCGCCGACGCACTGGGTGAGCGCTGGTTCGCTGGCATGCGCGGCCCCTTCCCCCACCTCAACATCGTGGCAACGGGTGGCATGTCAGCCGATAATGCTGAGCAGTTTCTCGCGGCGGGCGCCAACGTGATTAGCCTGGGCAGCGCACTCGCTGATCCGGCACAGATTGCCAAGATTTCTCACCTCATTTAA